From Bradysia coprophila strain Holo2 chromosome IV unlocalized genomic scaffold, BU_Bcop_v1 contig_5, whole genome shotgun sequence, one genomic window encodes:
- the LOC119071715 gene encoding protein artichoke, giving the protein MNSNAFDVKTVRLLIWFLITANSKWQNHAFMNTHYNDMYYSCPLNSLCQCANLPNETYLHKISCNEVSLYKFPEFIYSTVKHVDIQNNHIQTVDDETFQGLRLESLKITANKIHHMSDRSLSSMAHSLVSLDISGNEFQQLPLPAIRNTHTLTRLNAQSNQIQSLNGDWGNMVDTLRTLHLSNNSLFDLQHANDNIDIQSINATTSMPIKSFSKLRKLVWLDLSKNRINHIGPNYLPRLLVTLDLSRNIFSTISTSMFEHLHDLKILSMKDNLISKVTGIELKNKLRLEKFDLSLNNIDELPANLFNGSIHCKAINFDKNFISFLPDNVFMGLGTVHMVLAWNYIHTIDENAFAGLENTLEYLDLERNKLTVIPTSLLTLEKIRYLYLTSNTLSTIESLPNTLRVLSLAGNNFTHIPLHCLQSCTDLTYLNMGYNKIVEIQENGFIDWGNHLQTLLLRNNKITRLNYGTFNGLDSIKEISLSFNDIHYVHPMVFENISKTLKILELSFGVYREDFPIEQLKCLTELIWLGLDNNNLKFISDESLITMKELTYINLSFNRIMILPRNIFITDVHKSLMDVDLSHNQISVIYPYTFDTLTNLQFVNLAFNRIKELEKHSFNNLPYLQYIDLAYNNLKNVTESALTFLPSLLHLDLMFNNMEHFTMKLFKHVSNESLPLTLNISNNRLSHIDGEISSFLYIGCIDASNNLLTDTQSFKNLGYALRILYLSGNNITNLTNHAFGDLDVLEVLDLSDNKISILRRRSFYGLSNLQELKLNNNEIEQLQVEQFSNLRKLRILDLSHNKLKALPREVFLNTRLEYLNVANNQLGIWPVAFSDVGFTLRNIQFNGNQLEYLDSTMFINTQFIFELNLSKNKLTILPDNTFTFLNNLTDLDLSYNTIVTTNLKEILNHTPRIRKLNLNGMGLYSMPNVAAALNYLTELDLSMNYLQDISPLNKLKFLRVLRIAQNKLTNLTNFGDRLPLSLRVLDISWNPIKKTQLHDFVQIRYLEELYMENVKVTNSLFLSKLHNLKVLRIHSSFNLGDVIVRLTGLQKLYIVMNESTLDDNFLVKLINHTKINLLEITGNRLTTITPNAFHGLSHNQKLHLRITNTQIAEFPPEIFYTLKNIPHLSIDLSFNRISSLSPDSFYPTVSIWDAVGTRSIIGGLDLHGNALQCDCGLVWLGHWLRRWLRETAQMNVISRDELKRMLLRARKNTCIDQLTGNELPFLEIFPEDLLCHASALSSLAVNQRVSTSSICITIILIKFVLVLF; this is encoded by the exons AATTTATTTACAGCACCGTCAAACATGTAGATATTCAAAACAATCATATTCAGACTGTGGATGATGAAACGTTTCAAGGATTGCGGCTGGAATCACTTAAAATAACTGCAAACAAAATACATCACATGTCGGATAGAAGTTTAAG TTCTATGGCACATTCATTGGTATCATTAGACATATCTGGAAATGAATTTCAACAACTTCCGTTACCAGCTATAAGAAACACTCATACATTAACCAGATTAAATGCGCAAAG TAATCAAATCCAAAGTTTGAATGGCGATTGGGGAAATATGGTCGATACACTGCGAACGCTACATCTATCAAATAATTCATTATTTGACTTACAACACGCAAATGATAACATCGACATACAATCGATTAATGCAACGACGTCTATgccaataaaaagtttttcaaaacttCGGAAACTCGTCTGGCTGGATTTGAGCAAAAACCGTATCAATCACATCGGTCCAAACTACCTACCAAGACTGCTGGTAACACTTGATTtatcgagaaatattttttccacaATATCGACGAGTATGTTTGAGCATTTACATGATTTGAAAATACTCTCCATGAAggataatttaatttccaaagtTACTGGCATCGaactcaaaaataaattacgttTGGAAAAGTTTGATTTGAGCTTAAACAATATCGACGAATTACCAGCGAATTTATTTAATGGCAGCATACACTGTAAAGCCattaatttcgataaaaatttcatttcatttttgccgGATAACGTTTTTATGGGACTCGGAACGGTGCACATGGTATTAGCATGGAATTATATCCATACCATTGACGAGAACGCATTTGCGGGTCTCGAGAATACACTGGAGTATTTAGATTTGGAACGAAATAAACTGACTGTAATACCCACATCATTGCTAACATTGGAAAAGATTCGATATCTCTACTTAACATCGAATACCTTATCGACCATTGAATCGTTGCCGAATACACTTCGCGTGCTTTCACTGGCTGGAAATAATTTCACCCATATACCGTTACATTGCCTACAATCGTGCACGGATCTTACCTATTTGAATATGGGCTACAataaaattgtggaaattCAAGAGAATGGATTCATTGACTGGGGCAACCACTTACAAACATTACTTttacgaaataataaaattacacGCTTGAATTATGGCACATTTAATGGACTCGACTCAATTAAAGAAATAAGTTTAAGTTTTAACGACATTCATTACGTTCATCCGATGGTCTTTGAGAACATATCCAAAACGCTGAAAATATTGGAATTATCATTTGGTGTGTATCGCGAAGATTTCCCCATAGAACAGTTAAAATGTTTAACCGAATTGATATGGCTGGGGTTGGATAATAATAATCTAAAATTTATATCGGACGAATCCCTAATAACCATGAAGGAATTAACGTACATAAATTTATCATTCAATCGGATAATGATACTGCCacgtaacatttttattacagACGTTCATAAAAGTCTAATGGATGTGGATTTATCGCACAATCAGATATCCGTTATTTATCCGTATACTTTTGACACTTTGACAAATTTGCAATTTGTGAATTTAGCGTTTAATCGCATTAAAGAATTGGAGAAGCATTCGTTCAACAATTTGCCATATTTACAGTACATCGATTTGGCATACAATAATTTGAAGAATGTCACGGAAAGTGCTCTTACATTCTTGCCATCACTGTTGCACTTGGATTTGATGTTCAATAATATGGAACATTTTACGATGAAACTGTTCAAGCATGTTTCAAACGAATCGTTGCCGCTAACGTTAAACATCAGCAACAATCGTCTATCACACATTGATGGTGAGATAAGCTCATTCCTGTACATCGGTTGTATCGATGCCAGCAATAATTTGCTCACCGACACACAATCATTCAAAAACCTTGGATACGCTCTACGGATTCTGTATCTGAGCGGTAACAACATAACGAATCTAACGAATCATGCTTTCGGCGATCTGGACGTGCTCGAAGTACTGGACCTGTCCGacaataaaatatcgattctGCGGCGTCGCAGTTTCTACGGCCTGTCCAATTTGCaggaattgaaattgaataacaACGAAATCGAGCAGCTGCAAGTGGAACAATTTTCCAATCTGAGAAAGCTGCGAATATTGGACCTGAGCCACAATAAATTGAAAGCACTGCCACGCGAGGTGTTTCTCAATACACGACTGGAATACCTCAATGTTGCCAATAATCAATTGGGTATATGGCCGGTGGCCTTTTCGGATGTTGGTTTCACGCTGCGAAACATTCAATTCAACGGAAACCAATTGGAATATCTCGACTCGACGATGTTCATCAATAcacaattcattttcgaattgaatcTATCCAAGAATAAATTAACCATTTTACCCGACAACACGTTTACCTTTCTAAACAACCTGACCGACCTCGATTTAAGTTACAATACGATAGTTACCACCAACCTCAAAGAAATACTCAATCACACACCACGAATACGAAAGTTGAATTTGAATGGAATGGGACTGTACAGTATGCCAAACGTAGCAGCGGCTCTGAACTATTTAACCGAATTAGATTTAAGCATGAACTATTTGCAAGACATAAGtccattaaataaattgaaatttttgagagtTCTACGAAttgcacaaaataaattaacaaatttaacAAACTTTGGAGATCGACTGCCGCTATCGTTGAGAGTGTTGGATATTTCATGGAATCCGATAAAGAAAACTCAGTTGCACGATTTCGTGCAAATTCGATATTTGGAGGAATTGTAcatggaaaatgtaaaagttACCAATTCACTGTTCCTATCCAAATTGCATAATCTGAAAGTTTTACGAATCCATTCATCGTTCAATTTGGGTGATGTAATCGTACGGTTAACTGGCCTACAAAAACTCTACATCGTAATGAACGAATCGACATTGGACGATAATTTTCTggttaaattaataaatcacACCAAAATCAATTTGCTCGAAATAACTGGGAATCGATTGACAACAATAACGCCGAATGCATTTCACGGATTATCGCATAATCAGAAGCTGCATCTTCGCATAACAAATACACAAATCGCCGAATTTCCACCGGAAATATTTTATACGCTGAAAAATATACCACATTTGAGCATCGATTTATCGTTTAATCGAATTTCGTCATTATCACCAG ACAGCTTTTATCCGACCGTTTCCATTTGGGACGCGGTGGGTACACGTAGCATTATTGGCGGACTGGATTTGCATGGTAATGCATTGCAATGCGATTGTGGACTGGTTTGGTTGGGACATTGGCTGAGACGATGGTTGCGAGAGACAGCACAGATGAATGTTATTTCGAGAGACGAATTGAAGAGAATGCTGTTG CGTGCGAGGAAAAATACATGCATTGACCAGCTAACAGGCAACGAGCTGccatttttggaaatatttcccGAGGACCTATTATGTCATGCGAGCGCTTTAAGCAGCTTAGCAGTCAATCAACGTGTATCGACAAGTTCCATATGTATAacaattattttgataaaattcgttttagttttgttttaa
- the LOC119071805 gene encoding uncharacterized protein LOC119071805 — protein MYKILLLVVLAVVSVHSHGRLWRPISRSSVWRDPAFASHNPPQNWDDIQLWCGAAHQPDNPGNNCGVCGDPIGQGRPRDNEVGGRWDRGIITGRYTAGQTINIEVQLTAAHAGFMEFRLCTSPMNGGETQACFNQHLLQRADGGGSRVNVDGPRTYSQQFRLPANVRCARCVMQWNYRAGNNWGTGGACAPGVSGLGCGPQETFRGCADVTIT, from the exons atgtacaaaatattgCTTTTAGTTGTTTTGGCTGTCGTGAGCGTACATTCACATGGACGTCTCTGGAGACCAATAAGTCGATC ATCAGTCTGGAGAGATCCAGCTTTTGCGTCGCATAATCCACCACAAAATTGGGATGATATCCAACTATGGTGCGGTGCAGCACATCAACCTGATAACCCTG GAAACAACTGCGGTGTCTGTGGTGACCCAATTGGACAAGGTAGACCAAGAGACAACGAAGTTGGAGGCCGATGGGATAGAG GAATTATCACTGGAAGATACACCGCCGGACAG ACCATCAACATCGAAGTACAACTGACAGCTGCTCATGCTGGATTCATGGAATTCAGATTGTGTACCAGTCCAATGAATGGTGGAGAAACTCAAGCTTGCTTCAACCAACATCTTTTGCAACGAGCTGATGGAGGTGGTTCCCGAGTGAATGTTGATGGACCACGCACATACAGCCAACAATTCAGACTTCCAGCTAATGTTCGATGTGCTCGTTGTGTTATGCAATGGAATTACAGAGCCG GAAACAACTGGGGAACTGGCGGAGCCTGTGCACCAGGAGTATCAG GATTGGGATGCGGACCTCAAGAAACCTTCCGTGGTTGTGCTG ATGTTACCATTACATAA